The proteins below are encoded in one region of Pseudomonas putida S13.1.2:
- a CDS encoding MFS transporter translates to MTNPNVSIEDVPINNFHQLLTLRSGGGSFVDGYVLSIIGVAMVQMSAGLSLNSFWQGMIAASALIGIFFGGFFGGWLTDRFGRKRVFFVGPTLFILASVAQFWVESALVLFLLRFAIGIAVGIEYPVATSLLVEFLPRKNRGPRLATLTVLWFAGAATAYLAGEAILRQGGDDAWRLVLASAAVIGALLFAIRLGTPESPRWLISKGRSAEAEQVIKRVYGNGFSLKNLPEEPKTRKLSFLSLLHSGYGKRMLFVTMFWTCSVIPVFAVYAFAPKVLGALNLKGDWASIGSIAITFLFVVGCIVGTRLLNTLGRRTTLLHSFFWSGLALLGLGAFSNGNEMLILVLFGAYALFIGGAQVLQLVYPNELFPTEIRAGAVGVGTSMSRVGAAVGTWLVPIALDSYGIGATMYAAAAVTFVGLAFSVALAPETRSLNLQQAASLS, encoded by the coding sequence ATGACAAATCCGAATGTTTCGATTGAAGATGTACCGATCAACAACTTCCACCAATTGCTGACCCTGCGTTCCGGCGGCGGTTCGTTCGTCGATGGCTATGTACTGAGCATTATCGGCGTGGCCATGGTGCAGATGTCCGCCGGCCTGAGCCTGAACAGTTTCTGGCAGGGCATGATCGCCGCTTCGGCGCTGATCGGTATTTTCTTCGGTGGCTTTTTCGGCGGTTGGCTGACCGACCGCTTTGGCCGCAAACGGGTGTTCTTCGTTGGCCCGACCCTGTTCATCCTGGCCTCGGTGGCGCAGTTTTGGGTGGAGTCGGCGCTGGTCTTGTTCCTGCTAAGGTTTGCCATCGGTATCGCCGTAGGTATCGAATACCCGGTTGCAACGTCGCTGCTGGTGGAGTTCCTGCCCAGGAAGAACCGGGGCCCGCGCCTGGCAACCCTGACGGTATTGTGGTTTGCCGGCGCCGCTACTGCCTACCTGGCCGGTGAGGCAATCTTGCGCCAGGGTGGCGACGATGCCTGGCGCCTGGTGCTGGCCAGTGCTGCCGTAATTGGTGCGTTGCTGTTCGCCATCCGCCTGGGTACCCCCGAATCGCCACGCTGGTTGATCAGCAAAGGCCGCTCGGCCGAGGCTGAGCAGGTGATCAAGCGGGTGTACGGCAACGGTTTTTCGCTGAAGAACCTGCCGGAAGAGCCCAAGACCCGCAAGCTGTCGTTCCTCAGCCTGCTGCACTCTGGCTACGGCAAACGCATGCTGTTCGTCACCATGTTCTGGACCTGCTCGGTGATCCCGGTGTTCGCCGTGTACGCATTCGCCCCGAAAGTGCTGGGCGCGTTGAACCTGAAAGGTGACTGGGCATCGATCGGCTCCATCGCCATCACGTTCCTGTTCGTGGTGGGCTGCATCGTGGGCACCCGCCTGCTCAACACCCTCGGTCGGCGCACCACGCTGCTGCACAGCTTCTTCTGGTCGGGGCTGGCACTGCTGGGCCTGGGTGCCTTCAGCAATGGCAACGAGATGCTCATCCTGGTGCTGTTCGGTGCCTATGCCTTGTTCATCGGTGGCGCCCAGGTGCTGCAACTGGTGTACCCCAACGAACTGTTCCCTACCGAAATCCGTGCCGGCGCCGTGGGCGTGGGCACCTCCATGTCGCGGGTCGGTGCGGCAGTTGGCACCTGGCTGGTGCCCATCGCCCTCGACAGCTATGGCATCGGCGCCACCATGTATGCCGCTGCCGCCGTGACCTTTGTCGGCCTGGCCTTCTCGGTCGCCCTGGCCCCGGAAACCCGTTCGCTGAACCTGCAACAAGCGGCTTCGTTGAGCTGA
- a CDS encoding dihydrodipicolinate synthase family protein, whose amino-acid sequence MKFEGIYTPAITPLAADGSIDKAAFAEVLEYLVESKIHGVIIGGSTGEYYAHTTQERIELAAQAKDVLNGRLPLIVGTGGIRTEDAVAFAQHAKEIKADALLVGTPPYALPTQQEIALHVKAVDAAADLPIMLYNYPGRMSVSMGEAFFDAVADVKNIVAIKESSGDMAQLHRLAIKRPNIQLSCGWDDQALEFFAWGAQSWVCAGSNFIPREHVALYEACVIEKDFAKGRKIMAAMMPLMDFLEGGKFVQAIKNGVALNGLKTGGVRKPLYDLDDAEKQELKRVVSELKATIALIK is encoded by the coding sequence GTGAAATTCGAAGGCATCTACACCCCGGCAATCACTCCGCTGGCTGCGGACGGCTCGATCGACAAGGCGGCGTTCGCCGAGGTCCTCGAATACCTGGTCGAGTCGAAAATCCACGGCGTCATCATTGGTGGCTCTACCGGCGAGTACTACGCCCACACCACCCAGGAGCGCATCGAGCTGGCCGCCCAGGCCAAGGACGTGCTCAACGGCCGCCTGCCGCTGATCGTCGGCACCGGTGGCATCCGCACCGAAGACGCCGTGGCTTTCGCCCAGCACGCCAAGGAAATCAAGGCTGACGCGCTGCTGGTCGGCACCCCGCCGTACGCCCTGCCGACCCAACAGGAAATCGCCTTGCACGTCAAAGCGGTCGACGCCGCTGCCGACCTGCCGATCATGCTTTACAACTACCCGGGCCGCATGAGCGTAAGCATGGGCGAAGCGTTCTTCGATGCCGTGGCTGATGTGAAGAACATTGTCGCCATCAAGGAAAGCTCCGGCGACATGGCCCAGCTTCACCGGCTGGCCATCAAGCGCCCGAACATCCAGTTGTCGTGCGGCTGGGACGACCAGGCCCTGGAGTTCTTCGCCTGGGGCGCCCAGAGCTGGGTCTGCGCCGGCTCCAACTTCATTCCGCGTGAGCACGTGGCCCTGTACGAGGCCTGCGTGATCGAAAAGGACTTTGCCAAAGGCCGCAAGATCATGGCCGCCATGATGCCGCTGATGGACTTCCTGGAAGGTGGCAAGTTCGTCCAGGCCATCAAGAACGGCGTGGCGCTGAACGGCCTGAAGACCGGCGGCGTGCGCAAGCCGCTGTACGACCTGGACGATGCCGAGAAGCAGGAACTCAAGCGCGTGGTCAGCGAACTGAAAGCCACCATCGCCCTGATCAAATAA
- a CDS encoding NAD(P)/FAD-dependent oxidoreductase — translation MTRISSLPADDATCGWYHLSKPRTPRPTHSGHSQARWVVVGAGFTGLAAARQLATNFPHDEIVLVEAQEVGFGTSGRNAGFAIDLPHDIGAEDYIGDIDIAKTILKLNLGGQQCLKDLIERYDIECQFRHCGKYQAAIEDRGIAVLDAYRRGLDKLGQPYEAIEGRDLPDHIGTDFYRKGLFTPGTALLQPSALVKGLADSLPPNVSLYEHTPITNVEYGDKVVLRHAKGSITADKLVLTTNAFGMSFGFLKGRMLPVFTYASITRQLTEEEQARLGGKPYWGVIPADPFGTTLRRTVDNRLLIRNSFSYNPDGRSNRKYLERFVQRHRESFARRFPMLPGVNFEYTWGGALALSRNHMGFFGKLAPNVVGALCCNGLGVTRGTVTGKLLADWLAGDKNELIEFLLNAPGPCVNPPKPLVSLGLNANLMWGQFRAGKES, via the coding sequence TGCCACCTGTGGCTGGTACCACCTGAGCAAACCGCGTACGCCACGGCCGACCCACAGTGGGCACAGTCAGGCGCGCTGGGTGGTGGTGGGCGCAGGCTTCACCGGGCTGGCGGCCGCTCGGCAGCTGGCAACGAACTTTCCGCATGACGAGATCGTGCTGGTCGAAGCCCAGGAGGTTGGCTTTGGCACTTCCGGGCGCAATGCCGGCTTTGCCATCGACCTGCCGCACGATATCGGCGCCGAGGACTACATTGGTGACATCGACATCGCCAAGACGATCCTCAAGCTCAACCTGGGTGGCCAGCAATGCCTCAAGGACCTGATCGAGCGCTACGACATCGAGTGCCAGTTCCGCCATTGCGGCAAATACCAGGCGGCCATCGAAGACCGCGGCATTGCCGTGCTGGATGCCTACCGCCGCGGCCTGGACAAACTGGGTCAACCCTACGAAGCGATCGAGGGCCGCGACCTGCCCGATCATATCGGCACTGACTTCTACCGCAAGGGCCTGTTCACGCCGGGCACCGCCTTGCTGCAACCCTCGGCATTGGTCAAAGGTTTGGCCGATAGCCTGCCGCCCAACGTCTCGCTGTACGAACACACACCGATTACCAACGTCGAGTACGGCGACAAGGTGGTACTGCGCCACGCCAAGGGTTCGATCACCGCCGACAAGCTGGTGCTCACCACCAACGCCTTCGGCATGAGCTTCGGTTTCCTCAAGGGGCGCATGCTGCCGGTGTTTACCTACGCCAGCATCACCCGGCAGCTGACCGAGGAAGAACAGGCGCGCCTGGGCGGCAAACCCTACTGGGGCGTGATCCCGGCCGACCCGTTCGGCACCACCCTGCGCCGCACCGTCGACAACCGCCTGCTGATCCGCAACAGCTTCAGCTACAACCCCGACGGCCGTAGCAACCGCAAATATCTGGAACGCTTTGTTCAGCGCCACCGCGAGTCGTTCGCCCGGCGTTTTCCGATGTTGCCTGGGGTGAACTTTGAATATACCTGGGGCGGTGCGCTGGCACTGTCGCGCAACCACATGGGCTTCTTCGGCAAGTTGGCGCCGAATGTCGTCGGTGCACTGTGTTGTAACGGCCTGGGCGTTACCCGTGGCACGGTCACCGGCAAGTTGCTGGCCGACTGGCTGGCCGGTGACAAGAACGAACTGATCGAGTTTTTACTCAATGCCCCAGGGCCTTGTGTAAACCCGCCCAAGCCTTTGGTTTCCCTGGGCTTGAACGCAAACCTGATGTGGGGGCAGTTCCGCGCTGGCAAAGAAAGCTGA
- a CDS encoding YajD family HNH nuclease, translating into MSSTSSAAATARLDRILADAKRDKEMGYRDKALRMYPHVCGRCAREFAGKRLSELTVHHRDHNHDNNPQDGSNWELLCLYCHDNEHSRYTDQQYFSEGSTSTPSIAKATHNPFAALAGMLKKD; encoded by the coding sequence ATGAGCTCCACCTCTTCCGCCGCCGCCACCGCGCGCCTCGACCGCATCCTGGCCGATGCCAAGCGTGACAAGGAAATGGGCTACCGCGACAAGGCCCTGAGAATGTACCCGCACGTGTGCGGCCGCTGCGCCCGCGAATTCGCCGGCAAGCGCCTGAGCGAGCTGACCGTGCACCACCGTGACCACAATCACGACAACAACCCGCAGGACGGCTCCAACTGGGAGCTGCTGTGCCTGTACTGCCACGACAACGAGCACTCGCGCTACACCGACCAGCAATACTTCAGCGAAGGCTCCACCAGCACGCCAAGCATCGCCAAGGCCACCCACAACCCGTTCGCCGCGCTGGCGGGCATGTTGAAGAAAGACTGA
- a CDS encoding RNA methyltransferase, which yields MANKRYSCIGLFNPKSAENVGSVMRAAGCYGVNSVFYTGKRYERARDFVTDTKRVHYDIPLIGIDDLQRIIPLGCTPVAVELVEGARPLPEYTHPDRAIYIFGPEDGSLSPEVRAWCEETIYIPTEGCMNLAATVNVVLYDRLAKGLNTRSGPKFK from the coding sequence GTGGCAAACAAACGATACAGCTGCATCGGCCTGTTCAACCCCAAGTCGGCAGAAAACGTCGGCTCGGTGATGCGCGCTGCGGGCTGCTATGGCGTCAACTCGGTGTTCTACACCGGCAAACGCTACGAACGCGCGCGTGACTTCGTCACCGACACCAAGCGCGTGCACTACGACATTCCGCTGATCGGCATCGATGACCTGCAGCGCATCATCCCGCTGGGCTGTACCCCGGTGGCGGTGGAGCTGGTGGAAGGTGCACGACCACTGCCGGAATACACCCACCCGGACCGGGCCATCTATATCTTTGGGCCAGAAGACGGCAGCCTCAGCCCCGAGGTGCGGGCGTGGTGCGAAGAGACCATCTACATCCCCACCGAAGGTTGCATGAACCTCGCGGCGACGGTGAATGTGGTGCTGTATGACCGCTTGGCCAAAGGGCTGAATACCCGCTCGGGGCCCAAGTTCAAATAA
- a CDS encoding S9 family peptidase: MQTKPQPPIAHADNAADPYAWLQQRDTPEVLAYLQAENAYQEACLADQAPLREQLFEEIKGRILETDLSLPAPWGSYLYYTRTTAGDEYPRHYRCPRPADDSNTVDESQEQLLLDPNALANGGFLSLGAFNISPDHRLLAYSLDTSGDEIYTLYVKDLATGSITALPFDDCDGSLTWANDSQTLFFAELDDTHRPWRLRRHTLGSDDAQTVFEEADGRFFLHCYRTSSERQLVLLLNSKTTSEAWVLDAETPRAPFTCLAPRIEGHEYFPDHGQLEGEWRWFIRTNQDGINFALYHAPVTPVPSREQWQVLVAHRDAIMLEGLSLNEGALTLSLREGGLPIIEVRPQGLPAYRVELPDAAYSLYVQDSLEFASTRIRLRYEALNRPAQVRQLVLASGAQAVLKQTPVLGEFDADDYVSERLWATAADGTQVPISLVRRRQDLGKAVPLYLYGYGAYGESLDPWFSHARLSLLERGVAFAIAHVRGGGELGEAWYRAGKQEHKPNTFSDFIACAEHLIAEGVTTAERLAISGGSAGGLLMGAVLNLRPELFRCAIAEVPFVDVLNTMLDPELPLTVTEYDEWGNPEEPEVYERIKAYAPYENVKAQAYPAMLVVAGYNDSRVQYWEAAKWVARLRTRKTDSNLLLLKTEMGAGHGGMSGRYQGLKDVALEYAFVFGELGVA; the protein is encoded by the coding sequence ATGCAAACCAAGCCCCAACCTCCCATCGCCCACGCCGACAACGCCGCCGACCCGTACGCCTGGCTGCAGCAGCGCGACACCCCCGAGGTACTTGCTTACCTGCAAGCCGAAAACGCCTACCAGGAAGCCTGCCTGGCCGACCAGGCGCCGTTGCGCGAGCAACTGTTCGAAGAGATCAAGGGCCGCATCCTGGAAACCGACCTGTCGCTGCCGGCCCCCTGGGGCTCCTACCTGTACTACACCCGCACCACCGCAGGCGACGAATACCCACGCCACTACCGCTGCCCGCGCCCGGCCGACGACTCGAACACCGTCGATGAAAGCCAGGAGCAACTGCTGCTCGACCCCAACGCCCTGGCCAATGGCGGCTTCCTGTCGCTGGGGGCATTCAATATCAGCCCCGACCACCGCCTGCTGGCCTACAGCCTCGATACCAGCGGCGATGAAATCTACACCCTGTACGTCAAGGACCTGGCCACTGGCAGCATCACCGCCCTGCCCTTCGACGACTGCGACGGCAGCCTGACCTGGGCCAACGACAGCCAGACGCTGTTCTTCGCCGAACTGGACGACACCCACCGGCCTTGGCGCCTGCGCCGCCACACCCTGGGCAGCGACGATGCGCAAACCGTGTTCGAAGAAGCCGATGGGCGCTTCTTCCTGCACTGCTACCGCACCAGTTCCGAGCGCCAGCTGGTGCTGCTGCTCAACAGCAAGACCACCAGCGAGGCCTGGGTACTGGACGCCGAAACCCCACGGGCGCCGTTCACCTGCCTGGCGCCGCGTATCGAAGGCCATGAGTACTTCCCCGACCATGGCCAGCTCGAGGGCGAGTGGCGCTGGTTCATCCGCACCAACCAGGACGGCATCAACTTCGCCCTGTACCACGCCCCGGTCACACCGGTGCCCAGCCGTGAACAATGGCAGGTGCTGGTGGCACACCGCGATGCGATCATGCTCGAAGGCCTCAGCCTGAATGAAGGCGCCCTCACCCTGAGCCTGCGCGAAGGCGGCCTGCCAATCATCGAAGTACGCCCGCAAGGCCTGCCGGCCTACCGCGTGGAACTCCCCGACGCTGCCTACAGCCTGTACGTGCAAGACAGCCTGGAGTTCGCCAGCACGCGCATACGCCTGCGCTACGAAGCGCTCAACCGCCCAGCCCAGGTGCGCCAGCTGGTGCTGGCCAGCGGCGCCCAGGCCGTGCTCAAGCAAACCCCGGTGCTGGGTGAGTTCGATGCCGACGACTATGTAAGCGAGCGACTGTGGGCAACCGCCGCGGATGGCACCCAGGTGCCGATCAGCCTGGTACGTCGCCGCCAGGACCTGGGCAAAGCCGTGCCGCTGTACCTGTACGGTTACGGCGCCTATGGCGAAAGCCTCGACCCGTGGTTCTCCCATGCCCGCCTGAGCCTGCTGGAGCGCGGCGTGGCCTTTGCCATCGCCCATGTGCGCGGCGGCGGCGAGCTGGGCGAAGCCTGGTACCGCGCCGGCAAGCAGGAGCACAAGCCCAACACCTTCAGCGACTTCATCGCCTGCGCTGAGCACCTGATTGCCGAGGGCGTGACCACTGCCGAGCGGCTGGCCATCAGCGGCGGCAGCGCCGGCGGCCTGTTGATGGGCGCGGTGCTCAACCTGCGCCCCGAGCTGTTCCGCTGTGCGATAGCCGAAGTGCCGTTCGTCGACGTGCTCAACACCATGCTCGACCCCGAGCTGCCGCTGACGGTGACCGAGTATGACGAATGGGGCAACCCGGAGGAGCCGGAGGTGTATGAGCGGATCAAGGCGTATGCGCCCTACGAGAATGTAAAAGCGCAGGCCTACCCGGCGATGCTGGTGGTGGCGGGCTACAACGACAGCCGCGTGCAGTATTGGGAAGCCGCCAAATGGGTGGCGCGCTTGCGCACGCGCAAGACCGACAGCAACCTGCTGCTGCTCAAGACCGAGATGGGGGCTGGGCATGGCGGGATGAGCGGGCGGTACCAGGGGTTGAAGGATGTGGCCCTGGAATATGCGTTCGTGTTTGGCGAGCTGGGTGTGGCATAA
- a CDS encoding aldehyde dehydrogenase, producing MAELLNKEQYAAIAAELQLRTQAFIDGEFRDAICGRTFVTTNPATGKQLAEVAACDVNDVNVAVAAAKRVFEEGTWSKMQPNDRKHVLQKFAQLLEDNAHELAVLEALDSGKPVSECQTVDVPETIHTIRWHAELIDKIYDATAPTGNAAVTMVVREAIGVVGLVLPWNFPLLMLAWKIAPSLAAGCSIVVKPAKETTLSALRVAELAHEAGIPAGVFNLVPGGGREVGEAIGRHMDIPMVSFTGSTDTGRLFLKYAAESNLKRIVLELGGKNPAVVMNDCEDLDEVAQFVTAGAFWNMGENCSASSRLIVHKDVKDELLGLMAKHLKDWKLGDPMDPDNRLGAMVSKAHFEKVKSYLEYAAEHKLSIVQGGETEEGVFVQPTIVDNVGRDNKLFVEEIFGPVLSVTSFETIDEAIELANDTIYGLAASAYTGSLRNALRLSREIRAGVVTVNCFGEGDVTTPFGGYKESGFGGRDKSIWAHDQYTELKTIWINAA from the coding sequence ATGGCTGAATTGCTGAACAAGGAACAATACGCGGCCATCGCCGCCGAACTGCAGCTGCGTACCCAGGCGTTCATCGACGGTGAATTCCGCGACGCCATCTGCGGCCGCACGTTCGTCACCACCAACCCGGCCACCGGCAAGCAGTTGGCCGAAGTCGCCGCCTGTGACGTCAATGACGTCAACGTGGCGGTGGCGGCTGCCAAGCGTGTGTTCGAAGAGGGCACCTGGTCGAAGATGCAGCCGAACGACCGCAAGCATGTGCTGCAGAAGTTTGCCCAGCTGCTGGAAGACAACGCCCACGAACTGGCGGTGCTGGAAGCGCTGGACAGCGGCAAGCCGGTCAGCGAGTGCCAGACTGTCGACGTGCCGGAAACCATCCACACCATTCGCTGGCACGCCGAGCTGATCGACAAGATCTACGACGCCACTGCACCGACCGGCAATGCTGCCGTGACCATGGTGGTGCGTGAAGCCATCGGTGTGGTCGGCCTGGTGCTGCCGTGGAACTTCCCGCTGCTGATGCTGGCCTGGAAGATCGCCCCTTCGCTGGCCGCCGGTTGCTCGATCGTGGTCAAACCCGCCAAGGAAACCACCCTCAGCGCCCTGCGCGTGGCCGAGCTGGCCCATGAGGCGGGCATTCCTGCTGGCGTGTTCAACCTGGTGCCTGGCGGTGGCCGTGAAGTGGGCGAGGCCATTGGCCGTCACATGGACATCCCGATGGTCAGCTTTACCGGTTCCACCGACACCGGCCGGCTGTTCCTGAAATACGCTGCCGAGTCCAACCTCAAGCGCATTGTCCTGGAGTTGGGTGGCAAGAACCCGGCTGTGGTCATGAACGACTGCGAAGACCTGGACGAAGTGGCGCAGTTCGTGACCGCAGGTGCGTTCTGGAACATGGGCGAGAACTGCTCTGCTTCTTCACGCCTGATCGTGCACAAGGATGTCAAAGACGAGCTGCTCGGCTTGATGGCCAAGCACCTGAAGGACTGGAAACTGGGCGACCCGATGGACCCGGACAATCGCCTCGGCGCCATGGTGAGCAAGGCGCACTTCGAGAAGGTGAAGTCGTACCTGGAGTACGCCGCCGAGCATAAGCTCAGTATCGTCCAGGGTGGCGAGACCGAGGAGGGCGTGTTCGTGCAGCCGACCATCGTCGACAACGTAGGCCGCGACAACAAGCTGTTCGTGGAAGAAATCTTTGGCCCGGTGCTGAGCGTGACCAGCTTCGAGACCATCGATGAAGCCATCGAGCTGGCCAACGACACCATCTACGGCCTGGCGGCTTCGGCGTACACCGGCAGCCTGCGCAATGCGCTGCGCCTGTCGCGTGAAATCCGCGCGGGCGTGGTCACGGTCAACTGCTTCGGCGAAGGTGACGTCACTACGCCGTTCGGTGGTTACAAAGAGTCTGGCTTTGGTGGGCGCGACAAGTCCATCTGGGCACACGACCAGTACACGGAGCTGAAGACCATCTGGATCAACGCTGCGTGA